A section of the Spirosoma pollinicola genome encodes:
- a CDS encoding M16 family metallopeptidase, whose translation MVRFPLCLSLLLSATLVLAQSTPKAKSTTTKPAPRSVSSQTSAGSLNSLIPLDPDVKVGKLPNGLTYYIRKNAEPKNRAELRLVIRAGSVLENDNQQGLAHFMEHMEFNGTKNFPKNELVNFLQSAGVRFGADLNAYTGFDETVYQLPVPTDSANVFTQAFQILEDWAHNATIDPTEVDKERGVILEERRLGRGAGQRMRDQYFPILLNNSQYAKRLPIGTEQVLTTFKPEVLRQFYKDWYRPDLMAVIAVGDFDMKQVESIIREKFGRIPAVKTPKPRTEYDIPANKDTKVVIVTDPEQPNTVVQVIYKRPEIKEKTLNDLRESIKRGLFNTMLGNRIQELTQQANPPFLGGYSNYSDFLGNLDAFTSIAVAKEGNVEKAIRAVLDENARVKQFGFTPTELARAKQEFMTNVEQAYSERDKTRSVNYVNEYVQNFTDKAPYTSIEFYYNFLKREQDGIKLAEVNALVDQFIHNDNRAVIVMAPEKDKAKLPTVQQIISYVDDAGKGLTAYDDKTLDSPLLATQPTASPVVNEKQIKDIGVTEWTLKNGVHVVLKPTNFKNDQILFSASSLGGTSLYDLKDFQSARFSSTLAAMGGTGAYNQIQLGKFLSGKQVSVFPFVGELSEGINGSAAPKDLETALQLLYSYFTQPRKDPDVVKGFLSNQRSALQNRINTPTPQGVFQDTVTVTLGNNNPRRQPLKPEDLDKIDLDRALKIYQERFANAGDFTFYFVGNFKEDQLKPLVEKYLGGLPATDKPEKFSDLGIRAPKGQISKTVYWGLDPKASVQLVYTGDITWSPETSTQLDALAEVLEIKLIEKLREEESGVYGVGASAAYAKYPVPRYTFRINFGCAPENVEKLIAKTQELINSLKEKGALPADIAKFKAETRRETEIQLKDNQFWLGYLQNQYYNGDAPDEVLREDEQLKKVTVESTKEAANQYFGPNLIRLVLMPEKKQ comes from the coding sequence ATGGTACGTTTTCCTTTATGCCTGAGCCTGCTGCTCAGCGCAACGCTGGTGCTGGCTCAATCCACGCCAAAGGCCAAGTCAACAACGACAAAACCCGCCCCAAGGTCGGTGTCTTCACAGACCTCAGCCGGTAGCCTGAACAGTCTCATTCCCCTCGACCCCGATGTGAAGGTCGGTAAGTTGCCGAACGGGCTGACCTATTACATCCGTAAAAATGCCGAGCCGAAAAATCGCGCAGAACTACGATTGGTTATTCGGGCGGGGTCGGTACTGGAGAACGACAACCAGCAAGGCCTGGCTCACTTCATGGAACACATGGAGTTTAACGGCACTAAAAATTTCCCCAAGAATGAGCTTGTTAACTTTCTGCAATCGGCGGGGGTTCGCTTCGGGGCCGATTTGAACGCCTATACCGGTTTCGACGAAACGGTTTATCAACTGCCCGTTCCGACGGATTCGGCCAATGTATTCACGCAGGCGTTTCAAATTCTGGAAGACTGGGCGCACAATGCCACTATCGACCCAACTGAAGTTGACAAAGAGCGGGGTGTTATTCTGGAAGAACGTCGGCTTGGGCGTGGGGCTGGTCAGCGGATGCGCGATCAGTATTTCCCGATTTTGTTAAATAATTCGCAGTACGCCAAACGCCTTCCCATCGGTACCGAACAGGTGCTGACCACGTTCAAACCCGAAGTGTTACGTCAGTTTTATAAAGACTGGTATCGCCCCGATTTGATGGCGGTCATTGCCGTTGGCGACTTCGATATGAAGCAGGTAGAGAGCATCATCCGCGAAAAATTCGGACGAATTCCAGCCGTGAAAACCCCTAAACCCCGTACCGAATACGATATTCCGGCCAACAAAGACACTAAAGTGGTTATTGTAACCGATCCTGAACAACCCAATACGGTAGTGCAGGTGATTTACAAGCGCCCCGAAATCAAGGAAAAAACCCTGAATGACCTTCGGGAAAGTATTAAGCGCGGCCTGTTCAATACCATGCTCGGCAACCGGATTCAGGAGTTGACTCAACAGGCTAACCCTCCATTTCTGGGCGGCTATAGCAACTACAGCGATTTTCTGGGTAATCTCGATGCGTTTACTTCTATCGCGGTGGCAAAAGAAGGTAATGTTGAAAAAGCCATCCGGGCAGTGCTCGATGAGAATGCCCGCGTGAAGCAATTCGGTTTTACACCAACCGAATTAGCGCGTGCCAAGCAGGAGTTTATGACCAATGTGGAGCAGGCGTATAGCGAGCGTGACAAAACCCGGTCGGTTAATTACGTAAATGAATATGTTCAGAACTTCACTGACAAGGCCCCTTACACGAGCATTGAGTTTTACTATAATTTCCTGAAACGCGAGCAGGATGGTATCAAACTGGCCGAAGTCAATGCGCTGGTCGATCAATTCATTCACAATGACAACCGGGCGGTCATTGTCATGGCTCCCGAGAAAGACAAAGCCAAGTTGCCAACGGTTCAGCAGATTATCAGCTACGTGGACGATGCCGGAAAAGGGCTAACGGCCTATGATGACAAAACGCTGGACAGCCCGTTGCTGGCTACGCAACCTACGGCATCGCCCGTTGTGAATGAGAAGCAAATCAAGGATATTGGCGTAACAGAATGGACACTGAAAAATGGCGTTCATGTCGTGCTGAAACCAACGAATTTCAAGAACGACCAGATTCTGTTTTCGGCGAGTAGTCTGGGCGGAACATCACTTTATGATCTGAAAGATTTCCAGTCGGCGCGGTTCTCGTCTACGCTGGCAGCTATGGGTGGAACTGGGGCATACAACCAGATTCAGCTAGGGAAATTCCTGTCGGGCAAGCAGGTGAGCGTGTTCCCGTTTGTGGGTGAACTGAGCGAAGGTATCAACGGCAGCGCAGCCCCAAAAGACCTGGAAACGGCTTTACAGTTGCTTTATAGCTACTTCACACAACCCCGAAAAGACCCCGACGTAGTAAAAGGCTTCCTGTCGAACCAGCGGAGTGCCCTGCAAAATCGCATTAATACGCCAACACCACAAGGCGTTTTTCAGGATACTGTAACCGTTACGCTGGGCAATAACAACCCGCGTCGGCAACCGCTCAAACCCGAAGACTTAGACAAAATAGATCTCGACCGGGCATTGAAAATCTACCAGGAACGCTTCGCCAATGCAGGTGATTTTACGTTCTATTTCGTGGGTAACTTCAAAGAGGATCAGTTGAAACCGTTGGTCGAAAAATACCTGGGCGGCTTGCCTGCCACAGATAAACCGGAGAAGTTTAGCGACTTGGGCATCCGTGCTCCGAAAGGTCAGATCAGCAAGACGGTTTATTGGGGCCTCGACCCAAAGGCCAGCGTACAGTTAGTCTATACGGGCGACATAACCTGGTCGCCGGAGACGTCTACGCAACTGGACGCGCTGGCCGAAGTGCTGGAAATCAAGCTGATTGAAAAGCTGCGGGAAGAAGAAAGCGGTGTTTATGGCGTTGGAGCCAGTGCCGCCTACGCCAAATATCCGGTGCCGCGCTATACCTTCCGTATAAACTTTGGTTGCGCCCCCGAAAACGTTGAAAAACTCATCGCCAAAACGCAGGAGTTAATTAACAGCTTGAAAGAGAAAGGAGCCCTTCCCGCCGACATTGCCAAATTCAAAGCCGAAACCCGTCGTGAAACCGAAATACAGCTAAAAGATAACCAGTTCTGGCTGGGCTATCTTCAGAATCAGTACTACAACGGCGATGCACCCGACGAGGTTTTGCGCGAGGATGAACAGTTGAAAAAGGTAACAGTCGAAAGTACAAAAGAAGCTGCGAATCAGTATTTTGGCCCGAATTTGATCCGGCTGGTGTTGATGCCGGAGAAGAAACAGTAA
- a CDS encoding Uma2 family endonuclease, protein MESTLLETTEEKAVLGIPMSKEQFMNWHPESNFLYEFENGLAIPTDGMKNVERPIIQKILRKFTQTSAYQEMGEILPETKCWLADTQMRIPDAAFFTSSQIRDSGANKHPIPSFVIEIISPSDTVKRVEQKIIEYFDAGVQVVWHIHPELRMVRVFTSSRRNITCFENDTFDASPVVPDLQLTVEELFML, encoded by the coding sequence ATGGAAAGTACGCTGCTTGAAACTACAGAAGAGAAAGCCGTTCTCGGTATTCCAATGTCAAAGGAGCAGTTCATGAACTGGCATCCTGAAAGCAACTTTCTGTACGAATTTGAGAATGGATTGGCTATACCCACCGATGGAATGAAGAATGTTGAACGCCCTATTATTCAGAAAATTCTACGCAAGTTCACGCAGACATCCGCTTATCAGGAAATGGGTGAAATACTACCAGAAACCAAATGTTGGTTGGCCGATACACAAATGCGTATACCTGATGCAGCTTTCTTCACGTCGTCTCAAATTCGCGATTCTGGGGCTAATAAGCACCCCATTCCATCCTTCGTTATAGAAATAATTTCGCCCAGCGATACAGTTAAACGCGTTGAACAAAAAATAATTGAGTACTTCGATGCTGGAGTACAGGTTGTCTGGCATATTCATCCGGAACTTCGCATGGTCCGGGTATTTACGTCGTCTCGTCGGAATATAACGTGTTTTGAAAACGACACGTTTGACGCAAGCCCGGTTGTGCCAGATCTGCAACTAACAGTTGAAGAGTTGTTTATGCTTTAA
- a CDS encoding MBL fold metallo-hydrolase translates to MIIEQLYTGCLAQGAYYIESKGEAAIIDPLRETSPYIRKTEKAGAKIKYVFETHFHADFVSGHVDLAKKTGATIVYGPNANTSYEAYHAKDGETFTLGDVTIKVLHTPGHTQESTTYLLIDETGKDRAIFTGDTLFIGDVGRPDLAIKGDLTEYDLAGMLYDSLQTKIMPLADDVIVYPAHGAGSACGKNMSKETTDTLGNQKRFNYALRAKSKEEFVEKVLDGLTAAPAYFAENARLNKEGYEPIDRVMKRGSQALSPDAFETAVNETSALILDVREAADFAKGFIPNSINIGLNGQFAPWVGALIPELTQPIALVAPEGQESETVLRLARVGYDHCIGFLAGGFSAWAKSGKEVDTVESITAEEFASRWQQNHTIPVVDVRKPAEFAGEHVEGAENLSLDNLNDHMAEISRNEPVYVHCAGGYRSMVANSILKARGFDNVVNVEGGLAAIKKTGVPIVVDTPVSH, encoded by the coding sequence ATGATTATCGAACAACTTTATACGGGCTGTCTGGCTCAGGGAGCTTATTATATTGAAAGTAAGGGGGAAGCGGCTATCATTGATCCGCTTCGCGAAACCTCGCCTTATATACGTAAAACCGAGAAAGCCGGTGCAAAAATCAAGTACGTTTTCGAGACACACTTCCATGCCGATTTTGTGTCGGGCCATGTGGATTTAGCCAAGAAAACGGGGGCAACGATTGTGTATGGGCCCAATGCCAACACAAGCTATGAAGCTTACCATGCCAAAGATGGCGAAACTTTTACGCTGGGTGACGTAACGATAAAGGTACTGCACACGCCCGGTCATACACAGGAATCGACAACTTATCTGCTCATCGACGAAACCGGCAAAGACCGTGCTATCTTCACCGGCGACACGCTGTTCATCGGCGATGTGGGCCGCCCTGATCTGGCAATAAAAGGCGACCTGACCGAATATGATCTGGCGGGCATGCTTTATGACAGTCTACAAACCAAAATTATGCCACTTGCCGACGATGTGATCGTGTATCCGGCGCATGGCGCCGGTTCGGCTTGCGGCAAAAACATGAGCAAGGAAACGACCGATACGCTCGGCAATCAGAAACGCTTCAATTATGCTTTGCGGGCAAAGTCGAAAGAAGAGTTTGTCGAGAAAGTGCTCGATGGCCTGACAGCGGCACCCGCTTATTTTGCCGAAAATGCCCGGCTTAATAAAGAAGGCTACGAGCCTATTGATCGCGTCATGAAGCGAGGTAGCCAGGCACTTTCGCCCGACGCGTTTGAAACGGCGGTAAATGAAACAAGCGCGTTGATTCTGGATGTGCGAGAGGCCGCCGATTTCGCGAAGGGCTTTATTCCAAACTCGATCAATATTGGCCTTAACGGTCAGTTTGCGCCCTGGGTTGGTGCGTTAATTCCCGAATTAACCCAGCCAATTGCCCTTGTTGCGCCCGAGGGTCAGGAAAGCGAAACCGTTTTGCGGCTGGCCCGTGTTGGTTACGATCATTGTATCGGCTTTTTGGCGGGTGGTTTTTCAGCCTGGGCAAAATCAGGTAAAGAAGTCGATACCGTCGAGTCTATCACGGCGGAAGAGTTTGCCAGTCGCTGGCAGCAGAATCATACTATTCCGGTTGTGGATGTACGTAAGCCTGCCGAGTTTGCGGGCGAACATGTTGAAGGTGCCGAAAATCTATCATTGGATAACCTCAATGACCATATGGCTGAAATCAGTCGTAACGAGCCGGTTTATGTTCACTGCGCCGGTGGCTATCGGTCAATGGTGGCTAACTCCATCCTGAAAGCGCGGGGTTTCGACAACGTTGTGAACGTGGAAGGCGGTCTGGCGGCCATAAAGAAAACGGGCGTACCGATTGTAGTCGATACCCCCGTTTCTCACTAG
- a CDS encoding sulfite exporter TauE/SafE family protein, translating into MSGQELIGYASAIVVGLVIGLAGGGGSILTVPIFVYVFHIPTVLATTYSLFVVGSTSLIGSLNHIWNKRVDVRVTVAFALPSFISVYLSRRFLVPALPDPLFQFERFSLSKSQAILYFFAIVMIIAARAMIHSDRPEQGEAADGQPRYKSLALDGLAVGLLTGTIGAGGGFLIVPLLVLMAGLPMYRAVATSVLIIAVNSFVGFMGDIHHTDLNWNFLLPFTGLSIIGIGIGLYLSRFVAPDRLKKGFGWFVLVVAIYMITRELM; encoded by the coding sequence ATGAGTGGACAGGAACTTATTGGTTATGCATCTGCAATTGTTGTAGGCTTGGTTATTGGGTTAGCGGGGGGTGGAGGCTCCATTCTGACGGTACCGATTTTTGTGTATGTTTTTCATATTCCCACGGTGCTGGCAACAACTTACTCTTTGTTTGTCGTTGGCTCCACGTCGCTGATAGGTTCCCTAAACCATATCTGGAATAAGCGCGTCGATGTGCGCGTAACGGTAGCGTTTGCACTACCATCCTTTATATCCGTCTATTTGAGTCGCCGGTTTCTGGTTCCGGCCCTCCCCGATCCGTTGTTTCAGTTTGAGCGATTTTCGTTATCGAAAAGTCAGGCTATCCTCTATTTTTTTGCTATCGTTATGATTATTGCGGCTCGTGCCATGATTCATAGCGACCGACCGGAACAGGGCGAAGCCGCCGATGGGCAACCGCGCTATAAGAGTCTGGCACTCGATGGACTAGCCGTTGGGTTACTGACCGGAACGATTGGTGCCGGAGGTGGCTTTCTAATTGTTCCCCTGCTTGTTTTAATGGCTGGCCTGCCCATGTATCGGGCGGTGGCCACATCAGTGCTGATTATTGCCGTTAATTCCTTCGTCGGGTTTATGGGTGATATTCACCACACCGATTTGAACTGGAATTTTCTACTACCCTTTACAGGTTTATCCATTATTGGTATTGGCATTGGGCTATATTTATCTCGATTCGTGGCACCAGACCGGCTCAAAAAAGGCTTTGGCTGGTTTGTTCTGGTTGTGGCGATTTACATGATTACGCGAGAACTAATGTAG
- a CDS encoding APC family permease — METKLKPIDTSVWRKKPLAAYEADMKKSELKRVLTRWSLTSLGIGAVIGGGVFVLTGIAANEWAGPALALAFVMAGVACAFAALCYAEFASILPVEGSAYAYSYGTVGEIFAWLIGWNLILEYMMGATTVAVSWSGYFEKLLHLVGINPPIWLMNDPVTAQEKAEKLRAAGENVPDFAFAVNLPAFLIVWCVTYVLVKGIKEAASTNNAIVILKVATVIFVIIAGSFYVDVANWTPFIPAPVMDAGGQQHYGFNGIVTAAGIVFFAYIGFDAVSTQAGEAINPKKDVPFAIIASLIICTVLYILVSLVLTGMVRYDALDLKAPVAQAFADQGLTWAVYLITIAAIAGLTSVMLVMMLGQTRIFLGMAKDGLLPKNLFGSIHPTFKTPWKSTILVGAIVSVVAALTPIDKVSELCSSGTLLAFAMICGAVWLLRVREPNLERPYKTPALPVVATLGICANLYLMYNLRTDTKISFLIWCSLGLVVYFLYSRKHSHLNNPDDHQ, encoded by the coding sequence ATGGAAACCAAACTAAAACCAATTGATACCAGTGTCTGGCGCAAGAAGCCTCTGGCGGCTTATGAAGCCGACATGAAAAAGAGTGAACTTAAGCGTGTACTAACTCGCTGGTCGCTGACCTCGCTTGGTATTGGCGCTGTTATTGGAGGGGGCGTATTCGTACTTACCGGTATAGCGGCCAACGAATGGGCGGGGCCTGCTCTGGCACTGGCGTTTGTGATGGCAGGGGTTGCTTGTGCATTTGCCGCCCTTTGTTACGCCGAGTTTGCCTCTATCCTACCGGTAGAAGGCTCAGCGTATGCATACTCATACGGTACAGTGGGCGAAATTTTTGCCTGGCTTATCGGCTGGAACCTGATCCTAGAATACATGATGGGTGCCACCACAGTAGCGGTAAGTTGGTCTGGATATTTCGAGAAATTACTTCACTTAGTGGGTATCAATCCGCCAATCTGGCTGATGAACGATCCCGTTACAGCCCAAGAAAAAGCGGAGAAACTACGGGCCGCTGGCGAGAATGTTCCTGATTTTGCCTTTGCCGTTAACCTGCCTGCTTTCCTGATCGTCTGGTGCGTGACGTATGTACTGGTTAAAGGCATCAAAGAAGCCGCAAGTACCAACAACGCTATCGTGATCCTGAAAGTAGCAACGGTTATTTTCGTTATCATCGCCGGTTCATTTTATGTTGATGTTGCGAACTGGACACCGTTCATTCCGGCACCGGTAATGGATGCAGGTGGTCAACAACACTACGGCTTCAATGGTATTGTAACGGCGGCTGGTATTGTGTTCTTCGCTTACATCGGTTTCGACGCCGTTTCGACGCAAGCTGGCGAAGCTATCAATCCAAAGAAAGACGTTCCTTTTGCCATTATCGCATCGCTTATCATTTGCACTGTCCTTTACATCCTGGTTTCCCTTGTATTGACAGGTATGGTTCGTTATGACGCACTGGATTTGAAAGCGCCGGTAGCGCAGGCGTTTGCCGATCAGGGTCTGACATGGGCTGTTTACCTGATTACGATTGCAGCCATTGCCGGTTTGACATCGGTAATGCTAGTAATGATGCTCGGCCAGACACGCATTTTCCTGGGCATGGCCAAAGATGGTTTATTACCAAAAAACCTGTTTGGATCTATTCACCCAACGTTCAAAACACCCTGGAAGAGTACGATTCTGGTCGGTGCGATTGTTTCGGTCGTTGCGGCTCTAACCCCAATCGACAAGGTATCTGAGTTATGTTCATCGGGAACGCTGCTGGCGTTTGCTATGATTTGCGGTGCTGTGTGGCTGTTGCGCGTTCGGGAGCCAAACCTGGAACGTCCTTACAAAACACCCGCTCTACCTGTTGTGGCTACACTGGGTATTTGTGCCAACCTGTACCTGATGTACAACCTTCGGACAGATACCAAAATTTCCTTCCTTATCTGGTGTTCGCTTGGACTCGTTGTGTACTTCCTGTACAGCCGCAAACATAGTCACTTAAATAACCCTGACGACCATCAATAG
- the secDF gene encoding protein translocase subunit SecDF: MQNRTGILILTGVIAAICIYFLSFTFVSRGIKADAEAYATTKQGVVDRAKKQHYLDSLWKEPVYLGSTLQEVTERELGLGLDLQGGMHVVLEVSPADILRSLSGNNRDPKFNQALKQAVEDQKSSNTSFVDLFASAFSKISPDTKLATVFATSANRGKINYQSTDTEVRKLLNDEVNGATTRAFQIIQARVDKFGVANPNIQRLPGSGRIQIELPGVDNPDRIRRLLTGAAKLEFTEVYRLSELAPALEGMGAYLLSQEAARKAALKTTAPAAGTAAKGTSSLESQLAQGSKKDSTAKNDTSAAAAQGTALTQLFLPVGQDQLGVYLKDTARANAVLNAPEVKGLFPADVMFAWDRKTFKATDGKEILSIYFLKKAGGRAPLEGDVITEASNDYDDRGRPEVTMNMNPEGARKWKNLTAANVGRPVAILLDNLVYTAPNVQNEIPNGRSSISGNFTVEETKDMANVLKAGKLPAPTNIVEENVVGATLGSEAVSAGVLSSIIGILLVLAFVVFYYNRAGLIADIALIVNLFFLMGVMASLGAVLTMPGIAGIVLSIGMAVDANVLIFERIKEELALGKTFKQAVSDGFQNALSSIIDSNVTTFLTGIVLFIFGTGLILGFATTLIIGILTSLFAAIFITRLLLEYYIRNGKTLSFSSSWAKNLFADSDFDFVSRRKLYYTVSSVIIGLGIISAVFRGFGLGVDFKGGRSYVIRFEKAVSTDDVRNSLEAVLGSSPEVKTYGGTGIGANQVKVTTPYLVDDNSQGADKKAEAVVYQGLSSIKGNPAKIESSQKVGPTIAYDLLTSALWSILLAVAVVFVYILIRFKKLAFGYGAVVAMFHDVLIILAIFSIFNGILPFSLDVDQAFVGALLTIMGYSMNDTVVVFDRVREYLAENKGKKEPIATIINNALNSTLSRTAVTGFSTILVLLVLFIFGGETIRGFSFAMLIGVIVGTYSSLFVATPIVVDSLTSAQEKEAITPTVIAAAEKKTGFDAIPADFTSAAPATPEEFTTKKEKKDKKPLIRPSQS; the protein is encoded by the coding sequence ATGCAAAACAGAACCGGAATTCTCATTCTGACAGGCGTTATTGCAGCCATCTGCATTTACTTCCTGTCGTTTACATTTGTCTCGCGGGGCATAAAGGCCGATGCCGAAGCGTACGCGACAACCAAGCAGGGCGTAGTTGATCGAGCGAAAAAACAACATTACCTCGATTCGCTCTGGAAAGAGCCTGTTTACCTTGGCAGTACACTGCAAGAAGTTACCGAGCGCGAACTTGGCCTTGGCCTTGACCTTCAAGGTGGTATGCACGTTGTTCTTGAAGTGTCGCCTGCCGACATTCTTCGCAGTCTGTCGGGCAACAACCGCGACCCTAAATTCAATCAGGCGCTGAAACAGGCCGTTGAAGATCAGAAATCAAGTAATACCAGCTTTGTCGACCTGTTCGCTAGTGCGTTCAGCAAAATTTCTCCAGACACTAAACTGGCAACCGTATTTGCGACCAGTGCCAACCGGGGCAAAATCAACTACCAGTCTACCGATACCGAGGTTCGGAAATTGCTTAACGACGAAGTAAACGGTGCTACCACACGTGCGTTTCAGATCATTCAGGCACGGGTCGATAAGTTTGGTGTTGCCAACCCAAACATCCAGCGCTTGCCGGGGTCGGGTCGTATCCAGATCGAATTACCGGGTGTTGATAATCCGGATCGTATTCGTCGTCTGTTGACTGGTGCCGCCAAACTCGAATTTACCGAAGTGTATCGCCTAAGCGAACTGGCTCCAGCTCTCGAAGGCATGGGTGCTTATCTGTTAAGCCAGGAAGCCGCTCGCAAAGCCGCTCTGAAAACTACGGCTCCTGCCGCCGGAACAGCCGCAAAAGGAACATCCAGCCTTGAGTCGCAACTGGCACAGGGCAGCAAGAAAGATTCGACAGCTAAAAACGACACGAGTGCTGCTGCTGCACAAGGTACAGCGCTAACCCAACTCTTTTTACCCGTTGGACAGGATCAACTGGGTGTTTATTTGAAAGATACCGCCCGTGCGAATGCCGTTTTGAACGCCCCCGAAGTAAAAGGTCTGTTCCCTGCTGACGTCATGTTTGCCTGGGATCGTAAGACGTTCAAAGCAACCGACGGCAAAGAAATCCTGTCGATCTATTTCCTGAAAAAAGCCGGTGGTCGTGCTCCACTCGAAGGCGATGTGATTACCGAAGCGTCGAACGACTACGATGACCGTGGCCGTCCTGAAGTGACGATGAACATGAATCCCGAAGGTGCCCGTAAATGGAAAAACCTGACCGCTGCCAACGTAGGTCGTCCGGTAGCTATCCTGCTGGATAACCTGGTTTATACAGCGCCAAACGTACAGAACGAGATCCCTAATGGCCGGTCGAGCATTTCGGGTAACTTCACTGTAGAAGAAACCAAAGACATGGCCAACGTGCTGAAGGCCGGTAAACTGCCTGCGCCGACCAACATTGTTGAAGAAAATGTGGTGGGTGCTACGCTGGGTTCAGAAGCCGTTAGCGCGGGTGTACTCTCGTCGATCATCGGTATTTTGTTGGTACTGGCTTTTGTGGTGTTCTATTACAATCGCGCGGGTCTGATTGCCGACATTGCCCTGATTGTCAACCTGTTCTTCCTGATGGGCGTTATGGCTTCATTGGGTGCGGTACTAACCATGCCGGGTATTGCCGGTATCGTACTGTCGATTGGTATGGCCGTAGATGCGAACGTACTGATTTTCGAACGTATCAAAGAAGAGCTGGCATTGGGTAAGACGTTCAAACAGGCCGTTTCGGATGGTTTCCAGAATGCGCTTTCCTCAATTATTGACTCGAACGTAACGACCTTCCTAACGGGTATTGTTCTATTTATTTTCGGTACAGGCTTGATTCTGGGCTTTGCAACAACACTGATAATCGGTATCCTGACATCGTTATTCGCAGCTATCTTCATTACACGTCTGTTACTGGAATACTACATCCGCAATGGTAAGACGCTGTCGTTTAGCTCTTCCTGGGCCAAAAACCTGTTTGCCGATTCTGATTTCGATTTCGTATCCCGTCGAAAACTATACTATACCGTTTCATCGGTAATTATTGGTCTGGGTATCATTTCAGCTGTTTTCAGAGGTTTTGGTCTGGGTGTTGACTTCAAAGGTGGCCGCTCATATGTAATTCGCTTTGAGAAAGCGGTTAGTACCGACGATGTTCGTAATTCGCTGGAAGCAGTACTTGGCTCTTCGCCCGAGGTAAAAACCTACGGTGGTACGGGTATCGGTGCCAATCAGGTGAAAGTAACAACGCCATACCTGGTTGATGACAACTCGCAGGGTGCTGATAAAAAAGCGGAAGCAGTCGTTTATCAGGGTCTTAGCAGTATTAAAGGCAATCCAGCAAAAATCGAAAGTTCGCAGAAAGTTGGACCGACAATCGCTTACGACTTGCTGACATCGGCGTTGTGGTCTATTCTATTGGCTGTGGCCGTTGTGTTTGTTTATATCCTGATACGATTCAAGAAGTTGGCTTTTGGTTATGGCGCGGTTGTGGCTATGTTCCACGATGTATTGATTATTCTGGCTATTTTCTCGATTTTCAACGGGATCTTACCTTTCTCGCTGGACGTTGACCAGGCCTTTGTAGGTGCCTTGCTCACGATTATGGGATACTCCATGAACGACACCGTTGTCGTATTTGACCGGGTTCGCGAGTATCTGGCGGAGAACAAAGGCAAGAAAGAGCCGATTGCAACGATCATTAACAATGCGCTGAACAGCACGCTGAGCCGTACGGCCGTAACGGGTTTCTCTACGATTCTTGTGTTATTAGTCCTCTTCATCTTCGGTGGTGAAACGATTCGTGGTTTCTCCTTCGCCATGCTGATCGGGGTTATCGTGGGTACCTATTCGTCGCTGTTCGTTGCTACACCGATTGTGGTTGACTCACTGACCAGTGCTCAGGAGAAAGAAGCCATTACACCAACCGTTATTGCGGCTGCTGAAAAGAAAACTGGTTTCGACGCTATCCCGGCCGACTTTACGAGCGCAGCACCTGCTACGCCGGAAGAGTTTACAACGAAGAAAGAAAAGAAGGACAAAAAGCCGCTGATCCGGCCTTCGCAATCGTAA
- a CDS encoding SRPBCC domain-containing protein: protein MKEFIVKREIRIKAKPVEVWNALTNPEKTKHYFFNCEVYSDWEVGSTIRFTGRIFLIKKIELTGQIIKIEPNKLLKYTLTNGDSADELDNFSTVTDELRYENGETILTITDDVGQGEGAEERYERSEKGWDNILKGLKELVETDKKE, encoded by the coding sequence ATGAAAGAGTTTATCGTAAAACGGGAAATTCGAATCAAGGCAAAACCTGTTGAAGTCTGGAACGCTTTGACCAATCCAGAGAAAACGAAACACTATTTTTTTAACTGTGAAGTTTATTCTGATTGGGAGGTTGGTAGTACTATACGTTTTACCGGACGAATTTTCCTGATTAAAAAAATTGAGCTTACAGGTCAAATCATAAAAATTGAGCCAAACAAGCTATTAAAATATACCTTGACGAATGGAGATAGCGCGGATGAGCTGGATAATTTTTCAACGGTAACCGATGAACTAAGGTATGAAAATGGCGAAACTATACTGACCATTACCGACGACGTTGGGCAAGGAGAAGGGGCCGAAGAACGATATGAACGATCAGAAAAAGGCTGGGACAACATATTGAAAGGATTGAAAGAATTGGTGGAAACAGACAAAAAAGAATAA